CCGTACCGCCCTGCCACCATCGCCGGACCCAGGCTCCTCGCCGGGTTCATCGACGCCCCTGTCACTGGCCTGCaaacccaaaaataaaatgcaacTTCACTTCCACTCCAGATCAAGTGGGTCATCTTTTGATCCTTTTCTACAACATATTCGCAAGTGAAAAATagtatatgaataaaaacttttaaataggACGGACGATTAAACATCGAACGTAAACAGTGCAAAAATGCGCTTATTACTAGCAGCAGGGAAATTAGTAAAATTACTGTGACACATTATAACGTACCCTGCGAAGAGCACGTTCACCGCGACAGTTGcaccgacggcgaggccggcgagTTCACCGATCTGCAACTCGGCACGCATCATTTGTCATCTCGCGTATCGATCTCAGATGGCACACGATGCTGATGCTGTGTTGGTGTTTGGTAGTGTTCTTACGGCTCTGTTGTCCGTGGCCACGCCGGAGACGACGAACATGAGGAAGAAGGAGATGACGAactccagcgccgccgcctgcgcgctcgaccccgccggcgccgtcccgaAGAAGTgctcccgcgcgccgccgccgaacacCACGCGCAGCGTCAGGCTGGCCATGGTGGATCCTAGCACCTGAGCCACCACGTACGATGGCACctgcacacacacgcacataCACATTGACAATTGATCATCACATTTCAGCGCACAACGAGTTCTATTCATTGTTTGACTGAAATTAAGTAAAATCAGAAAGgtttattaacgattaaaacATGATTTACAGCTAAAACcattatatacgtgttctcgCCGATCTAAAGACAGCCAggaaaataaaccacgatgaAAACGACCGATAAATAATCCGTCTTGTCGGACAGTCTACAGTGTCACGGAAAATTGATCGTTGGTTGGATGTCATTTTCAGATCCCGGAAAAATGGCAGCTTGCTGCTCGATCGTAAGCAAAGACGTGCTGCTGATTGTCACTACCTGCTTCCACGGGAAGCGCCCGCACGTGGCGaaggcgacggtgacggccggGTTGAAGTGCGCGCCGGAGATGTGGCCGACGGAGTAGACCAGAACCATGACGACGAGCCCCCACACGGCGCAGATCCCCGGGAACGTCACCGTGCCGCCGGTGCTCAGGttcaccgccaccgcgccgcacCCGGCGAATATCATGAAGTATGTCCCCAGAATTTCCGCCAGAATCTGCAGGTTTTCATCAAGGAATGTGCAACTGCTGTTCATTCAGATTTTGATCCACCATCTGATGAGCAGGCAGATTCAGATGAAGAGTTATGAAGAATTATTCGTTGGTCAGACAAGGAATTCTCGATCCAGTGCTGTTTCTGGATTTGTCTCCGTGAAGAAATGAACACTCACAAAGTCACTGATGGTACTAATCAGCGAAAGAATTAGTGCAACGTGTTACTGGTGCTGAAATGGAATAGCGAAGAAATAATACTTTTGGGGAATTTTAATAGTAGATAAGATTGCACCAGGAGTTACCacattttctaatataaaatttaatactacaTCTAGATACCATGTACCTTTtttcagtataaaatttagtacctacCAGTATTTTCTCAACTAGCATAAAATTTCCCATGCTTTTGATATGAATTTCAAGTTCAGAGCTTCAGCTGTGAAAAGCTTCAGAGTAATTGTTATTCAGTAGGGCAGGCTTCAGGCTTTGAGGTCTGCTAAACTCAATTGtagcaatattttttcatctatttttgtatTACTAAGTTGAATCTGAACTCGCATCCGGACTCTTATTATGCGGAACAAGACAATGGACTGAATACCTATCAGCCAGTCAAAAGGAATGTCTAATGCTGTTTCTGAATTAGTCTCCGTGCAGAAATGAAGACTCGCAAAGTCACAGATGATACTAATCACCAACAGAATCAGTACAACGTGTTACTGCTGCTGAAAAATAATGGAGAATTAAGCTTTGTTTTTGACATAAACGTCAaagttcagagtttcagattGCGAGTTCAGATACGGCACTGGTTGTCCCAGGAGACCGCATGCGTACCTTCTGCATGAATTGGACGGAGATCACGTCGTTGCCATggcatctgctgctgctgctgctgctgttgcttcCATCCTCTGAATTCTCACACTTGGCCTCTTTCCTGGCTTGCCCTTCTTCCATGgatcctgctgctgctgctgcaccatCCTCTCTCCCTGCCATCTTGCCCAACTCGATCGCAATGGCAGGCTATCTGTTGAGAGTACAATGACTAGTCCAGCTGCATCATGTTCCAAGTGTTTTTATAGAACTATGCAGCAGCATCTTCTTGGATTGACCACCTACTCTACATGAGTGTTGATGCAGGCAGGCGTGTGCAGGGACGAAACCCAGCTGAAgtaagataaattaaaatcaGAATCTGGGCAATAAACTCTTTGCTGGTACAGTTTTTCCCACCTAACTGAATTCATCTAAGtcattctttaaaaaaaaaagatgaaattcaGACTTTCAGTACCTGACAAACcatccatgtaaaaataatgcGTTTTCATGCATATACAACAGTCCAGCCTACTTGGAGAGTCTTGGAGACAACTCGGAGGCTAATTCTTAGCTGATGGACTGAAGCATAActaaaattgttttataatatgtttttaccTGCTTGACTTGTACCAAATGTTCAGAAACCAGGTGTCGTTTCTTCACTACCACAAGTCAAGATTAACCCTCAGAAATgcatacttcctccatccaaaaaaaaaatttacctggaatgaatctagacatagccGCTATGTTTATATTCATTCCTTGGAATTAATTCccctgttttatattataagactttctaaatttatctagatttatcaatgtatatattttgcatgtgtctaaattcatcaacacatatgaatctaaacaaaaccGAAAAAATCTTGTAATAtggaaaaaagaatatatattttttggttcCTTTTTCTTTGGGCGGAGGGTGCAGCTGACTCGCTCAAAACGCGGTTGATTGAATTCTTGCGCAGGTTTGGCAAACAACCCGCCCGTCTCCTCCAAGCCGTTGTGCTTGTGCAGCAGCAGGCAGGGTTGGTGAGCTGTGATCAGGCCATGGATTCTTCATTTGATTAGGTCAATCCAAGggtttgaaaagaaagaaacaaacaaaaaaaaatgttagcaTCAGGTACTCGACCACTCCTGCTGTCACGCTCACACAGAGAAGAGACGTGTAGTAcgaggggtgtttagattgcaaaatttttgaaagaaatgtcacattaaatgtttgaccagatgttggAAGGacttttggacacgaatgaaaaaacgaatttcacgtctagcctggaaaccgcaaaacgaatttcacggctagcctaatgttggttactgtaacacttatggctaatcatagactaattagactcaaaagattcatctcaagatttcttccgtaactgtacaattagttttttggttcatctatatttaatgttttatttaggtgtcaaaaattcgatgtgatgtttttaaaaagaaattttggaaacttgTTTAGCCCAAGTGTGGTCTGGCTTTTCAAGAGCAGGATTTGCAAGGCAGTGGAAAAGGACGGCACAATCGCAGCTCACACTCACACAGCTGCATTTGCTGACTTCCAATGGGTCCTTCAATTTAAGACCGAAAACGACCGTAATGCAAGGAAAAGAATGGACAGGTCAGGCCAGGCAAGATAGCCTCATCATCACCACCGCCAGCGCCGGAGAAGaggacgaccacggcggcggcgccggcgagaacCCCGtccccgcaccgccgccgtcctcgccgtgAAGCTTAAGAAAAGCAGCAGTGCACGCGTGCAATAGTTCGACCGTGAGCTGAAGgctacatgattttttttttttggcatgatTTCTCACATCAATTTACATTTGTCACAACAAAGGAGGGCTTGAAAGTACAGCCAGCTGAGATTACCTACCAGCAGGTGATGGGTTACCAATCACAGCTGGAATTGGCCGCATTAAgcccttttttctctctaggTCGTGTTCCACATAAATAACACAATTATCATCACAAGTGAAGCTATCTGAAGGAACCACACGATTGGTCTCTCTTTCAGAAACTAATCAACAGGAACAAATAAGCTACAGACAAGAATGCCTCCAGGTTAGAATTTTTGTTGCTAAGCAGCAGCTCTCGTCCTAGAGCTTCCAAGGGTGAGCTCTAGGTCATCCGATCCAGAGTCCTCATGAATCCTCTCGCCTTCCCACGCCCTCACCAGACCAGCTGCCTGATGGCCACCGTTGGTGCTGCTTCCAAATGCAAACTCGTCAGAAACCACATCCATCATGTGAATATCTGGGTGCGGTGCCATGCCGGGAATTGCAGGGGAGCATGTGCCGCTCTGCCCTGGCGTGCACATCCTCGATGAACTGTTTCCCACAGGAATTGCGTCTTTAAAGACGCTAAATGGATTTGTCGACACAAGACTAAATGTCGGTGATGATGGACTTGTTGATGAGATTTGGATACCAGCTAACCATGCTGGGTCTGGAAGCATTGTGCGTCCAGGGCTGGGTGGGCTGGAGTTCACCACACATGGACTGTTCGAACCAGTCCATTGAGGCTGGGCATTTGATTCATCCCAATCAGTCTTCATTCGAGGAGTACGAGCAGTTGGTGAACTTAATGGAGGAGTTACAGGCGCACTAATGGAGCCACCATGAATCAACAATGGGGGGAGTTGTGGATGTTTCTTCGATGCGGGAGAATGGGACAGTGTCTTAAGCCATGGGAGGATGGGGTTGTTATCAACACCATTGGCCATGTTACTCGGATGAGGAAGGAAGGGGGAAGATGCACCACTAGGGAACGAAGAGGAAGTAGGACTTGCATTGTATGATGCCCGTGGGCTTGGTTGATACGAGGAACATGGGCTTGGTGATACGGAGCACCCAATCACATCCATTCGTTCAGGAGGCTTGTATCCCTGCAGAATAAGGTGCAATCAGTTAATAAGTAAAACCAGCCATTCATAAATTCTTCAATTAGCTGAAAGTAAGTTAAAACACATGGTGTGCCAGATGTTTGGTATAAAGACAAGCAAATTTGATAGTACAAAACAAGGTGAGTGCACTAACAACACAAACAATCTCCTAGCACTATAAGCAACTTATGAATCCGTTATGATCATGCAACTCCGACAGCTAATCATTCAATTCTTCTCTAAAAATGATGTCTATGCTTCATCAATTTACGATCTCCAACTATTTTTCGACACATGTTCTAGTTCTAGGAGTAATACATGATGAATTAGCGGTAGCCCTGATAATCTGAAGATACATACAGCCTTAGCCAATGCTAATGCCCGGTATTGAAGGACGAAGAGTATCGCTAAAGTACACTCCGTTAAATCTATTCTCAAATCCAAGGCGAAACAACAACACAGTCAACATCATACAAGATCAAGGCCGATCCAAACCAAATGCTCCTCagttcattcattcattcacaCAGGCACAAATCTAAACGGCCAATCAGGTAAAAACGGATCCGCCGCTTATCCTAGCAAGTGCTAAACGGGAATCTTAGGGGAGTCGGTGGTAATAATCTCCATGTCCAAAATCCACCCAAGCATCGCCTAGCGAAGGATTTCACGAATCTGCGATGCTCCCCGAGCAGAAATTCCACCCACCCCACTCACCCACCCACCACGCCCGTGCGCGGGTCCAGACTGGCGGCATCTCCCCCCACCTTTGCCGGTCGCCACCACGTGCAGCCGCAACACACATCTCCACGGCGGAGAAAGAGGAATCACAGTTCACACCGTACAGGCACACgtcaaccccccccccccccccaaccacCACCAGCGACGCTGATCTgagcctcgccggccggcgatggagagggaggcgggaggaggggagatcTAGGGGGGTGGAGGGGCGCGCGTACCTTGCGGTAGGTGGTGCCGTCGGGCTCGACGACCCAGCCGGCCTCGTTGCAGAGCGCCTTGAGCACCTCGTTGTTGTCGCAGTGCTTGGGGAGCTTGTACCCTCCGTGGGCGCGCAGGCCGGCGAAGATCTTGGCGGCgatcgcccgccgccgccgctccctcctcttgttgttctccctctccctccacgTCGGCATCCTGCCCCCaactccccctcctcctcctccccccgccgcccccatccctccccctcccgTCGCCATACcgacccaacccaacccagaGGCCCGGAGGACgactcccccgccgccggccgcctcgccctcgccctcgcgtCGCGGGcgctcgaggaggaggagaagcgtgaagcgagagagagagagagagagagagaggagaagatcACATTGGGTGTGGGTGTGGGTGGCGTGCGCTTTGACGAAGGCTAGCTCGCCTCGCCACGTCACTGCCCCTCGATCTCCGCCTATTTACGCCTCCTGCCACCGAGCCGCGTCTTCTCTCCTAGTAATCCCCCACCACCAGGGGCAGTCTCGTAATTCGGGCGGCATCTCCACCCCGGCAACCCACGAAGCGTGCTCTCGCGCGGGggcgggtggggcccacccccGGCTCGGTCCACGTCAACGAGGCTGCACGTGGGCACCCATgcggggtggggcccacgagCGGGACACGTGAGCCTGTTCGCTTTTGCGATCAACccacacctcctcctccctctccctctctctctctctttatttttttccctctctctcctttttttttatttttgtatttttcttttgctgggGAGACGAGCACGGCAGAGTCGCAGAGTGTGCTACTTCTGCTCTCCGTCctgtatttttgtttaatttttggcGCGTGTGGTTATACGagtaataattatttgttttttccccacca
This is a stretch of genomic DNA from Oryza brachyantha chromosome 1, ObraRS2, whole genome shotgun sequence. It encodes these proteins:
- the LOC102706416 gene encoding protein BZR1 homolog 2, encoding MATGGGGMGAAGGGGGGGVGGRMPTWRERENNKRRERRRRAIAAKIFAGLRAHGGYKLPKHCDNNEVLKALCNEAGWVVEPDGTTYRKGYKPPERMDVIGCSVSPSPCSSYQPSPRASYNASPTSSSFPSGASSPFLPHPSNMANGVDNNPILPWLKTLSHSPASKKHPQLPPLLIHGGSISAPVTPPLSSPTARTPRMKTDWDESNAQPQWTGSNSPCVVNSSPPSPGRTMLPDPAWLAGIQISSTSPSSPTFSLVSTNPFSVFKDAIPVGNSSSRMCTPGQSGTCSPAIPGMAPHPDIHMMDVVSDEFAFGSSTNGGHQAAGLVRAWEGERIHEDSGSDDLELTLGSSRTRAAA
- the LOC102706136 gene encoding aquaporin NIP1-2-like; this translates as MAGREDGAAAAAGSMEEGQARKEAKCENSEDGSNSSSSSSRCHGNDVISVQFMQKILAEILGTYFMIFAGCGAVAVNLSTGGTVTFPGICAVWGLVVMVLVYSVGHISGAHFNPAVTVAFATCGRFPWKQVPSYVVAQVLGSTMASLTLRVVFGGGAREHFFGTAPAGSSAQAAALEFVISFFLMFVVSGVATDNRAIGELAGLAVGATVAVNVLFAGPVTGASMNPARSLGPAMVAGRYGGVWVYVAAPVGGAVCGAWAYNLIRFTDKPLREIAMAGSFLTRSTHRSS